Proteins encoded by one window of Mustela erminea isolate mMusErm1 chromosome 7, mMusErm1.Pri, whole genome shotgun sequence:
- the NFU1 gene encoding NFU1 iron-sulfur cluster scaffold homolog, mitochondrial isoform X4 — protein sequence MDFFASGLPLVTEETSSGEAGSEEDDEVVAMIKELLDTRIRPTVQEDGGDVIYKGFEDGIVQLKLQGSCTSCPSSIITLKNGIQNMLQFYIPEVEGVEQVMDDESDEKEANSP from the exons ATGGATTTCTTTGCTTCTGGCTTACCCTTAGTTACTGAggaaacatcttcaggagaagCAG GATCTGAAGAAGATGATGAAGTTGTGGCAATGATTAAGGAATTGTTAGATACTAGAATACG GCCAACTGTGCAGGAAGACGGAGGAGATGTGATCTATAAAGGCTTTGAAGATGGCATCGTACAGCTCAAACTCCAAGGTTCTTGTACCAGCTGCCCCAGTTCAATCATTACTCTTAAAAATGGAATTCAGAACATGCTGCAGTTTTATATTCCGGAAGTAGAGGGTGTAGAACAG GTTATGGATGATGAATCAGATGAAAAAGAAGCTAACTCACCTTAA
- the NFU1 gene encoding NFU1 iron-sulfur cluster scaffold homolog, mitochondrial isoform X3, with protein sequence MFIQTQDTPNPNSLKFIPGKPVLETRTMDFPTPAAAFRSPLARQLFRIEGVKSVFFGPDFITVTKESEELDWNLLKPDIYATIMDFFASGLPLVTEETSSGEAGSEEDDEVVAMIKELLDTRIRPTVQEDGGDVIYKGFEDGIVQLKLQGSCTSCPSSIITLKNGIQNMLQFYIPEVEGVEQVMDDESDEKEANSP encoded by the exons ATGTTTATTCAAACACAAGATACTCCAAATCCCAACAGTTTAAAGTTTATCCCAGGAAAACCAGTTCTTGAGACAAGGACCATGGATTTTCCCACACCAGCTGCAGCATTTCGCTCCCCTCTGGCTAG GCAGTTATTTAGAATTGAAGGAGTAAAAAGTGTCTTTTTTGGACCAGATTTCATCACTGTCACAAAG GAAAGTGAAGAGTTAGACTGGAATTTACTGAAACCAGATATTTATGCAACAATCATGGATTTCTTTGCTTCTGGCTTACCCTTAGTTACTGAggaaacatcttcaggagaagCAG GATCTGAAGAAGATGATGAAGTTGTGGCAATGATTAAGGAATTGTTAGATACTAGAATACG GCCAACTGTGCAGGAAGACGGAGGAGATGTGATCTATAAAGGCTTTGAAGATGGCATCGTACAGCTCAAACTCCAAGGTTCTTGTACCAGCTGCCCCAGTTCAATCATTACTCTTAAAAATGGAATTCAGAACATGCTGCAGTTTTATATTCCGGAAGTAGAGGGTGTAGAACAG GTTATGGATGATGAATCAGATGAAAAAGAAGCTAACTCACCTTAA